In one Candidatus Nitronereus thalassa genomic region, the following are encoded:
- a CDS encoding L,D-transpeptidase, with product MNSLWSSPNLGRSGVSLLSLLFFSFILLGSAESPSAEFNKAAVKTTSRGNGEGRSKKPSPSSLARLAPQGTFVMVDTAENRVYLKNGTKTLFAAVASTGSGSRLQDPRNPEKGWIFNTPRGIFSITGKIANPIWFKPDWAFIEEGLPIPTRQQDRAEAGVLGDYALGFGDGYFIHGTLYTRLLGTNVTHGCIRLGDKDLQYLYEHVSVGTTLIIY from the coding sequence GTGAATTCCCTTTGGTCAAGTCCAAACCTAGGTCGTTCAGGAGTCAGCCTGCTATCCCTTCTGTTCTTCAGTTTCATCCTTTTGGGTAGTGCGGAAAGTCCGTCTGCCGAGTTCAACAAGGCTGCTGTCAAAACGACTTCTCGAGGAAATGGTGAGGGCCGTTCCAAGAAACCATCACCATCTTCCTTGGCCCGCTTGGCTCCTCAAGGAACGTTTGTGATGGTGGATACTGCAGAAAATCGGGTGTATCTGAAAAACGGGACAAAGACCTTGTTTGCGGCAGTGGCTTCCACCGGAAGTGGGTCACGCCTTCAAGATCCACGTAACCCCGAGAAAGGTTGGATATTCAATACGCCCCGTGGAATATTTTCTATCACGGGGAAAATTGCCAATCCCATTTGGTTTAAACCTGACTGGGCTTTTATTGAGGAAGGGCTGCCGATTCCCACTCGGCAACAGGATCGAGCCGAAGCTGGTGTCTTGGGAGATTATGCCTTGGGATTTGGGGACGGGTACTTCATTCATGGTACCCTGTATACGCGTCTGTTGGGCACGAACGTGACGCATGGGTGCATCCGACTTGGCGATAAAGATCTACAGTATTTGTATGAACATGTCTCTGTGGGCACTACGCTCATTATCTATTAA
- the ppc gene encoding phosphoenolpyruvate carboxylase — translation MVNLPNPAPYQPSSDKALRARVKLFGHILGETLRDHADHQVFATVEALRKGYIHLQTKPNPTRRRRLRKLVEHLEEPILEQVVRAFNTYFSLANIAEESFKHHQRRKNSQAGLPRWEGSFDHTLLAFQESGHSPEDLQQLLHTIQYIPVFTSHPTETKHRNILETLQRIFVISEELNNSQLSKYERAQVINQLQASVQILWKTEEGRARKPSVEDEIHNGLYFFRTTLFKAIPLVYRHFEESIQRVYTGETEQPTLQVPSFLRFGSWIGGDRDGNPYVTPSITRRAIRLQARTALREYLRRAKELIQVLTHSDKWVTLHPAFLESLTHDQPVAQKAFARNLHLFRHEPYCRKLAIIRYRLRMNISLIEHSLSGNKGKPADHAYRSEAELLDDLYVIRDSLHSHGDGNIADGELKDLIRLVETFGMYLAHLDVREESSRHTSAVEDILRGLGIASAYQSLPEEQKLKVLSDQLTATQNSTWPESLSAETLRILEVFTVMTEMGREVSQHTFGSYVISMTHQASHVLEVVYLAKLAGLISYSSTGQWACRIRIVPLFETIEDLAHCEAILHTLFNHSIYRELLRCANNFQEVMLGYSDSCKDGGILASAWGLHDAQRKIISLAKSFGITCRLFHGRGGTVGRGGGPTHQAILAQPEGTVHGQIKFTEQGEVLSHKYSHVETAVYELTMGITGLLKASSHLIKGLSYDWNQAHDIMTTLAKSSEKSYRQLTEQTPGFFDYFYDVTPVRQLGQLNIGSRPTHRQTSESSKESIRAIPWVFGWGQIRHTLPAWYGIGSALEIWRSHDPARLGSLRALYRQWPFFRSLLSNTQMALAKADMNIASEYAQLCRNSQQGAMIYSLVKEEYERTVKQVLDIIGAETLLQEDLPLALSISRRNPYLEPLNHIQVTLLQRLRTSPENETPHAIWQSILLRSINAIAAGLRNTG, via the coding sequence ATGGTCAATCTCCCTAATCCTGCACCCTACCAACCATCCAGCGACAAGGCCTTGCGAGCTCGGGTCAAACTGTTTGGGCATATTCTTGGCGAAACACTACGTGACCACGCAGACCATCAGGTTTTTGCCACTGTCGAGGCCTTGCGAAAAGGGTATATCCATTTGCAAACCAAACCGAATCCAACACGGCGGAGGCGGCTAAGGAAATTGGTAGAACACTTAGAGGAACCAATTTTGGAGCAGGTGGTTCGAGCCTTTAACACTTACTTTAGTTTGGCCAATATTGCCGAGGAGTCGTTTAAGCACCATCAACGCCGCAAAAACAGTCAAGCAGGACTCCCACGTTGGGAGGGATCCTTTGACCATACCCTGTTGGCTTTTCAGGAAAGCGGTCATTCCCCCGAGGATCTCCAACAGCTACTTCACACCATACAATATATTCCGGTATTCACGTCCCATCCCACGGAAACCAAACATCGAAATATTCTGGAAACACTTCAACGCATCTTTGTCATTAGCGAAGAACTCAACAATTCCCAACTCAGTAAATATGAACGCGCTCAGGTCATCAACCAATTGCAAGCCTCCGTCCAGATCCTTTGGAAAACCGAAGAGGGTCGTGCTCGGAAGCCAAGCGTGGAAGATGAGATTCACAATGGATTGTACTTTTTTCGCACCACACTCTTTAAAGCCATTCCATTGGTATATCGACATTTTGAAGAATCCATCCAGCGGGTATATACCGGAGAAACGGAACAGCCCACTCTGCAGGTTCCAAGCTTTTTGCGATTTGGCTCGTGGATTGGAGGTGATCGCGATGGGAATCCGTATGTCACCCCCTCCATAACGCGTCGAGCCATCCGTTTACAAGCCAGAACCGCTTTGAGGGAATACCTTAGACGGGCCAAAGAGTTAATTCAGGTTCTCACCCACTCGGATAAATGGGTTACCTTGCATCCAGCATTTCTCGAGTCTCTCACCCATGACCAACCCGTGGCACAAAAGGCTTTTGCCCGAAATCTCCACCTCTTTCGTCATGAACCCTATTGTCGAAAATTGGCGATCATCCGCTATCGCTTACGGATGAATATTAGTCTGATCGAACACAGTCTCTCCGGCAATAAAGGAAAACCAGCGGACCATGCCTATCGGTCGGAAGCTGAATTGCTCGACGACTTGTATGTCATTCGCGATTCCCTGCATTCGCATGGGGACGGCAATATCGCCGATGGTGAGCTGAAAGATCTTATTCGCCTGGTGGAAACCTTCGGAATGTATTTGGCCCATTTGGATGTACGTGAGGAATCATCTCGGCATACCAGTGCCGTGGAAGATATTCTCAGGGGCCTGGGTATCGCTTCAGCCTATCAATCCCTTCCCGAAGAGCAAAAACTGAAAGTCCTGAGCGATCAACTGACAGCAACCCAGAATTCAACCTGGCCGGAATCACTGAGCGCCGAAACGCTTCGAATTCTTGAAGTCTTCACGGTGATGACCGAGATGGGACGAGAAGTAAGTCAGCACACCTTTGGTAGTTATGTGATTTCCATGACCCACCAGGCCAGCCATGTGCTGGAGGTGGTGTACTTAGCAAAACTGGCTGGTCTCATCAGTTACTCATCGACAGGGCAGTGGGCTTGTCGCATTCGGATCGTTCCATTATTCGAGACCATCGAGGATTTGGCACATTGTGAGGCCATCCTTCACACGTTGTTCAACCATTCCATCTACCGTGAATTGCTTCGCTGTGCCAACAATTTCCAAGAAGTCATGTTGGGGTATTCCGATTCTTGTAAAGATGGCGGCATCCTGGCATCTGCCTGGGGATTACATGATGCCCAACGGAAAATCATTTCCCTGGCAAAGTCTTTTGGAATCACGTGCCGCTTGTTTCATGGACGAGGAGGCACCGTGGGCCGTGGAGGCGGCCCCACCCACCAGGCCATTCTCGCCCAACCCGAAGGCACCGTGCATGGGCAAATCAAATTCACCGAGCAAGGCGAAGTGCTCTCGCACAAGTATAGTCACGTGGAAACAGCGGTGTATGAATTAACCATGGGGATTACGGGTCTACTTAAAGCCAGCTCCCATTTGATTAAAGGATTGTCTTATGACTGGAACCAAGCCCATGACATAATGACAACACTGGCCAAGTCCAGCGAAAAAAGCTATCGGCAACTCACCGAACAAACCCCAGGGTTTTTTGACTATTTCTACGATGTGACGCCGGTTCGGCAACTTGGGCAATTGAACATCGGATCGCGTCCCACGCATCGCCAAACTAGTGAGTCATCCAAAGAATCCATTCGCGCCATTCCCTGGGTATTCGGGTGGGGACAAATTCGGCATACCTTACCAGCATGGTATGGTATCGGCTCGGCATTGGAAATTTGGCGATCTCATGATCCAGCTCGGCTGGGGTCACTTCGTGCCTTGTATCGCCAATGGCCATTTTTCCGGTCTTTGCTCAGCAATACGCAAATGGCATTAGCCAAAGCGGACATGAACATTGCTAGCGAATACGCCCAGCTATGTCGAAATTCCCAACAGGGCGCCATGATTTATTCGTTGGTCAAGGAAGAATACGAACGGACAGTCAAGCAAGTATTGGACATCATAGGGGCCGAGACCCTTCTCCAAGAAGATTTGCCTTTGGCCCTTTCGATTTCACGTCGCAACCCCTATTTAGAGCCGTTGAATCATATTCAAGTCACTTTACTCCAACGACTTCGAACATCTCCGGAAAACGAAACACCACACGCTATCTGGCAATCGATTTTGCTTCGTAGTATCAATGCCATTGCCGCAGGTTTGCGGAATACAGGATAA
- a CDS encoding L,D-transpeptidase: MNMWGAGWHSYLKKVLWAILPLLITLPFLAMGAWWETDEWPENFPSEVEELDRKAWLDSAHTLFPTRYQIFHQNIAALRQKFLQDNAEWWSPHDRQGFAQSYADIVKEGTLLLQAAQQKRAVQEEEVRAFIAHESLQLVRLRNLISLFDFQNDVTALSKAYGLLEEAGRRQAYGQLDEARVTVGEVVMQLQGVESHMMSQMMRYADESQLAQWEQWVQETIQKSKTQQDRVVVVVKASRKLLVYDKGKEVAQYPVELGFNGLEDKKHEGDGATPEGRFHIIKKKSEGETRFYKALLLNYPTVEQTLRFKEAQAKGRIPSNQSIGGLIEIHGKANDAQELTRGCVALENEAMDRLFEKAKVGMAVTIVGAIQPDNQIVKMIQDIQAHISDRTRLIPVGKGKVG; the protein is encoded by the coding sequence ATGAATATGTGGGGGGCAGGGTGGCACTCATATCTCAAAAAGGTGTTGTGGGCAATTCTGCCTCTCCTTATTACATTACCGTTTTTAGCCATGGGCGCATGGTGGGAAACCGATGAATGGCCGGAGAATTTTCCTTCGGAAGTAGAAGAATTGGATCGAAAGGCCTGGCTGGACTCGGCCCATACCTTATTCCCTACACGCTATCAAATATTTCATCAGAACATTGCTGCCCTTCGACAGAAATTTTTGCAAGACAACGCAGAATGGTGGTCGCCCCATGATCGTCAGGGGTTTGCGCAATCTTATGCGGACATTGTGAAAGAAGGCACGCTTCTTCTCCAAGCGGCTCAGCAAAAGCGAGCGGTTCAGGAAGAAGAGGTGCGGGCCTTTATCGCGCATGAGAGTCTGCAGTTAGTACGTCTTCGAAATCTCATCAGTTTATTCGATTTCCAAAATGATGTGACTGCGCTTTCCAAGGCGTATGGGTTATTAGAAGAAGCCGGGCGTCGTCAGGCTTACGGCCAACTCGATGAAGCGCGAGTCACCGTCGGGGAGGTCGTCATGCAGTTGCAGGGAGTCGAATCCCATATGATGAGTCAAATGATGCGGTATGCGGATGAGTCGCAGTTGGCTCAATGGGAGCAGTGGGTGCAGGAAACAATCCAAAAGTCGAAAACGCAACAGGACAGGGTGGTAGTCGTGGTAAAGGCCTCGCGGAAATTGTTGGTGTATGACAAAGGAAAAGAAGTCGCCCAGTATCCGGTGGAATTAGGATTTAATGGCCTGGAGGATAAAAAGCATGAAGGTGACGGAGCCACCCCCGAGGGACGATTTCATATCATAAAGAAAAAAAGTGAAGGGGAGACTCGGTTTTACAAAGCCTTACTCCTCAATTATCCCACCGTTGAGCAGACTCTTCGGTTTAAGGAAGCACAAGCCAAGGGGAGGATTCCCAGTAACCAATCCATTGGAGGACTCATTGAAATTCACGGCAAGGCCAATGATGCCCAGGAACTGACTCGCGGATGCGTGGCCTTGGAGAATGAGGCGATGGATCGCCTTTTCGAAAAAGCCAAAGTTGGTATGGCAGTGACCATTGTTGGTGCCATTCAACCTGACAATCAAATTGTCAAAATGATTCAGGACATTCAGGCGCACATTTCTGATAGGACACGATTGATTCCGGTTGGAAAAGGGAAAGTTGGGTGA
- a CDS encoding inactive transglutaminase family protein encodes MSKRHLFILVAFLTSMGIGAFAYKAIVLEFPLKPATTTTIWDIEVHVTFSGKKKPVKISLMIPRNTRRYSVVNENFISQSFGLTTNTDEANRQAVWSRRSVKGKQSLFYRGTVRRVVSVEDPTVTAFPPMPMPDWTGAKLEAATALLREIETKSADTPTLVSGLLTRIREVDSDPIIQGLVNPTATSEERLQVVTQVLALAKIPARVAHGIQLKETLNTAPIIHWIQIFDKGLWKSYDPATGTPEIPDDYFTWWRGTFPMMDVIGAENVEATILVAPNQEAAIQSAIVRSQLATPKLLEFSLFSLPLETQTVYRVLLMVPLGALLLVLLRNVIGLKTFGTFMPILIALAFRETQLLWGIILFTVIVTLGLGIRFYLEHLKLLLVPRLASLLILVVMLMAFLSILTHKLGIDHGLSIALFPMVILTMTIERMCIVWEERGPQEALQQGLGSLAVATLTYLTMSLPFLEHLLFVFPELLLIILAATLLLGRYSGLRLLELKRFKALAQETG; translated from the coding sequence ATGTCAAAACGCCACCTGTTCATCCTTGTCGCCTTCCTGACCAGTATGGGCATCGGTGCATTCGCCTACAAGGCGATCGTTTTGGAATTCCCTCTGAAACCAGCTACGACCACCACTATCTGGGATATCGAAGTTCATGTCACATTTTCCGGAAAAAAGAAGCCTGTCAAAATCTCTTTGATGATCCCACGCAACACCAGACGATATTCCGTCGTGAATGAGAATTTCATTTCTCAAAGTTTCGGCCTTACCACCAATACCGATGAGGCCAACCGTCAAGCCGTGTGGTCGAGACGTTCGGTCAAGGGAAAACAAAGCCTGTTCTACCGCGGCACCGTTCGACGAGTCGTGTCGGTAGAAGATCCAACAGTCACAGCCTTTCCTCCGATGCCTATGCCGGACTGGACCGGCGCCAAACTGGAGGCTGCCACAGCACTCCTGAGGGAAATCGAAACCAAATCAGCGGACACACCCACGTTGGTATCAGGACTCCTCACCCGCATCCGAGAAGTGGACTCCGACCCCATTATTCAGGGATTAGTAAACCCCACCGCCACCTCTGAGGAACGTTTGCAGGTAGTCACGCAAGTCTTAGCCCTCGCCAAAATTCCTGCACGTGTGGCTCACGGCATTCAACTAAAAGAAACCTTGAACACCGCTCCAATCATTCATTGGATTCAGATTTTCGATAAAGGCCTGTGGAAATCATATGATCCAGCAACCGGAACGCCTGAAATTCCTGACGACTATTTCACGTGGTGGAGAGGGACCTTCCCAATGATGGATGTCATTGGCGCCGAAAATGTAGAGGCCACCATCCTCGTGGCGCCCAATCAAGAGGCCGCGATTCAATCCGCCATTGTTCGAAGCCAACTCGCGACACCGAAACTCCTGGAATTTTCTCTGTTCAGTCTTCCACTGGAAACTCAAACCGTGTATCGCGTCTTACTCATGGTCCCCTTGGGAGCACTCCTATTAGTCCTACTCCGCAATGTCATTGGACTCAAAACCTTTGGCACCTTTATGCCCATCCTCATTGCCCTCGCCTTTCGTGAAACCCAGCTCCTTTGGGGAATTATATTGTTTACTGTGATCGTCACTTTGGGACTCGGCATTCGATTTTATTTAGAACATTTAAAGCTCCTACTTGTTCCTCGATTGGCCTCCCTCCTGATTCTGGTCGTCATGTTAATGGCTTTTCTGAGTATTTTAACCCACAAGTTGGGTATCGACCATGGATTATCCATTGCCTTATTCCCTATGGTCATTCTGACAATGACCATTGAACGGATGTGCATCGTCTGGGAGGAACGGGGACCACAGGAAGCATTACAACAGGGCTTGGGAAGCTTAGCCGTCGCAACCCTCACCTACCTCACCATGAGCCTACCCTTTCTTGAACATTTATTATTCGTATTTCCCGAATTACTCTTGATTATTCTTGCGGCCACATTACTCCTTGGAAGATATTCCGGATTGCGTCTATTAGAACTGAAGCGATTTAAAGCCTTAGCCCAGGAAACCGGATAG
- a CDS encoding alpha-L-glutamate ligase-like protein translates to MFALAKKLKEGGVLGLNQRNAEYTLWHNPRQFFPLVDDKLTTKRLAEQAGIAVPPLYGVIEFERQIRQLHTLLQPYEDFVLKPAQGSGGDGIIVISGRRKDRYRHVNGQLIGQEELEHHVSNILSGLYSLGGHPDKMLIEYRVKFDPVFSAISFQGVPDIRIIVFLGVPVMAMVRLPTKMSDGKANLHQGAIGAGINLASGRTLKGVWKNEIVTEHPDTENPIQGVQIPTWDTLLNIAARSYELTGLGYQGVDLVLDQDKGPLVLELNARPGLNIQIANQAGLLPRLKKVEQWHPTLTTLEKRLEFAREHFGYLGA, encoded by the coding sequence ATGTTTGCCCTGGCCAAAAAACTCAAGGAAGGTGGGGTCCTCGGCCTCAATCAACGAAATGCGGAATACACCCTGTGGCATAATCCTCGCCAATTTTTTCCCCTCGTTGATGACAAACTCACTACCAAGCGATTAGCCGAACAGGCAGGAATCGCCGTCCCGCCGCTCTATGGCGTAATTGAGTTTGAGCGGCAAATTAGACAACTCCACACTCTCCTTCAGCCCTATGAAGATTTTGTGCTTAAGCCCGCTCAAGGTAGCGGAGGAGACGGTATCATTGTCATCTCCGGACGACGGAAAGACCGATATCGACATGTGAATGGCCAACTCATTGGTCAAGAGGAATTGGAGCACCACGTCTCGAATATTCTGAGTGGCCTCTATAGTTTAGGCGGGCACCCGGATAAGATGTTGATCGAATACCGTGTGAAATTTGACCCTGTTTTTTCGGCCATAAGCTTTCAGGGTGTTCCGGATATACGAATTATTGTGTTTTTGGGCGTACCCGTCATGGCCATGGTTCGATTGCCCACGAAGATGTCGGATGGGAAAGCCAATCTGCATCAAGGAGCTATTGGCGCGGGAATTAACTTGGCCTCCGGCCGGACACTCAAAGGTGTCTGGAAAAATGAAATCGTGACGGAACACCCGGATACCGAAAACCCCATCCAAGGCGTCCAGATTCCTACGTGGGACACCCTGTTGAATATTGCGGCACGGAGTTATGAATTAACCGGACTGGGTTATCAAGGTGTAGACTTGGTATTGGATCAAGACAAAGGCCCCTTGGTTTTAGAACTTAATGCACGCCCTGGTCTGAATATCCAAATCGCCAATCAGGCTGGACTTCTTCCACGACTGAAAAAGGTAGAACAATGGCACCCCACCCTGACGACTCTGGAGAAACGCCTGGAATTTGCCAGAGAACATTTCGGTTATTTGGGGGCTTAA
- a CDS encoding mechanosensitive ion channel family protein: METQTMEQITTQLLSWLLGNGLLILVVLVAMFLGFTLLKRGLARLGRFIEGSFPDQAQIKRANTLTNVLGDLVRVLITGIGVTTILSQLGIDLGPLLVAAGIGGVAIGFGAQSLVKDVISGFFILLENQVRVGDVVNIAGVGGLVEDVGLRTISLRDLAGNVHIVPNGTISTVTNMTMGYSRYVFNVGVAYRENVDQVMSILKDVGAAMQNDPKYGPDILEPLEMLGVDSFADSAVVIKCRITTKPIQQWAVGREMNRRIKLAFDANGIEIPFPHRTIYWGEPKEGSAPPLNIHSLQTS, from the coding sequence ATGGAGACTCAAACCATGGAACAAATCACCACGCAACTGCTTTCCTGGCTCTTGGGAAACGGTCTGTTAATTCTGGTCGTCCTCGTCGCCATGTTTTTAGGATTTACACTGTTAAAGAGAGGGTTGGCCCGTCTCGGCCGGTTTATTGAAGGAAGCTTTCCGGATCAAGCCCAAATCAAGAGGGCCAATACCCTCACGAATGTACTTGGAGATTTAGTTCGCGTTCTTATTACAGGAATTGGTGTCACCACGATCTTATCCCAACTCGGCATCGACCTGGGGCCATTGTTGGTCGCTGCCGGCATTGGAGGCGTGGCCATTGGATTTGGCGCGCAGAGCTTGGTCAAGGATGTGATTTCCGGATTTTTCATTCTACTTGAAAATCAAGTCCGGGTTGGAGATGTGGTCAATATTGCCGGTGTCGGCGGGCTCGTGGAAGATGTCGGTTTGCGAACGATATCCCTGCGCGACCTTGCGGGCAATGTCCATATTGTCCCGAATGGCACAATTTCGACCGTCACCAATATGACTATGGGGTATTCGCGGTATGTCTTTAATGTCGGAGTTGCTTACCGGGAAAATGTCGATCAGGTCATGTCAATCCTGAAAGACGTGGGCGCGGCAATGCAGAACGATCCAAAATACGGCCCAGACATTTTGGAACCCTTAGAAATGTTAGGTGTCGATTCATTTGCAGACTCTGCCGTGGTCATCAAATGCCGAATCACGACCAAACCTATTCAACAATGGGCCGTGGGGCGAGAAATGAATCGGCGTATCAAACTTGCGTTTGATGCAAACGGCATAGAAATCCCTTTCCCGCATCGAACCATTTATTGGGGCGAACCGAAAGAAGGATCGGCCCCACCTTTGAATATCCACAGCTTGCAGACATCATGA
- a CDS encoding ATP-dependent zinc protease, with amino-acid sequence MMFPNRHNQSSNMPLGLGQGYWLVIALLTLALMGTGISPVLAKKAKIGWLEKVRVFPGQILMHAKIDTGADNSSIHATDIATFKKGEEEWVRFTLKSIDNQTTVMERPIFRTTQITRHGVPDEVRLVVKMGICLGTIYKEDMEVNLADRKNFEYKMLIGRSFLRGDTLVDPSKEFVHEPQCFPE; translated from the coding sequence ATGATGTTCCCCAACCGTCACAATCAATCTTCCAATATGCCACTTGGATTAGGGCAAGGATATTGGCTCGTTATAGCCTTACTGACCCTCGCACTGATGGGAACAGGCATTTCTCCAGTTTTAGCAAAAAAAGCGAAGATAGGGTGGCTAGAAAAAGTACGTGTCTTCCCCGGCCAAATCCTTATGCATGCCAAAATTGATACCGGCGCTGACAACTCTTCAATTCATGCCACTGATATCGCCACCTTTAAAAAAGGAGAGGAGGAATGGGTCCGCTTTACACTAAAGTCTATCGATAACCAAACTACAGTCATGGAACGACCCATTTTCCGAACCACGCAAATCACCCGACATGGCGTTCCCGATGAGGTCCGCCTGGTAGTAAAGATGGGGATTTGCCTTGGCACCATTTACAAAGAGGATATGGAAGTGAATTTAGCGGACCGTAAAAATTTTGAATATAAAATGCTCATTGGTCGAAGCTTTCTTCGTGGAGACACCCTTGTAGATCCGAGCAAAGAGTTTGTCCACGAACCTCAGTGTTTTCCTGAATGA
- a CDS encoding circularly permuted type 2 ATP-grasp protein, which yields MKSLFDAYQLMRGYDEMFEAKGTPRPHYRQLCHRLQELSLREFDLKRRQGDQAFLRQGITFTVYGDAQQTEKIFPFDLLPRIIPNSEWSLIEQGIRQRVLALNQFLLDIYNDQKILRDKVVPRKLIESSIHFQKDFRGFRPPKDIYIHIAGIDLVRDHEGTYFVLEDNLRSPSGISYVLENRIVMKQLFPNLFSEMRVRPVDHYTSQLLDNLRFLDPLSRERPTVVLLTPGVYNSAYFEHSFLSLQMGIKLVEGRDLIVEGDRVFMQTTQGLEPVDVIYRRVDDAFLDPEVFRSDSVLGVPGLMRAYRAGNVALANGIGTGVADDKAVYTYVPAMIEYYLKETPILPNVPTYQCENKSDLQYVTEHLDSLVVKAVNESGGYGMLMGPSSTKAQQAEFKQKLLANPRDYIAQPIVQLSHHPCVVRKDDNQDHLVGRHVDLRPFVLWGQDITMSLGGLTRVALKEGSLVVNSSQGGGSKDTWVLYGEG from the coding sequence GTGAAAAGCTTGTTTGATGCTTATCAGCTCATGCGCGGCTATGATGAAATGTTTGAGGCAAAGGGAACCCCCCGCCCCCATTACCGGCAGCTCTGTCACCGCCTTCAAGAACTCTCTTTGCGTGAGTTTGATTTAAAACGACGCCAAGGCGACCAAGCCTTTCTTCGGCAGGGCATTACCTTTACCGTCTACGGGGATGCGCAACAAACCGAAAAAATTTTCCCCTTTGATCTCCTCCCTCGTATTATACCGAACAGTGAATGGAGTCTGATTGAGCAGGGCATTCGTCAACGCGTTCTTGCCCTCAACCAGTTCCTGCTTGATATCTACAACGACCAAAAAATTCTCCGCGATAAAGTCGTGCCACGGAAGCTCATCGAAAGCTCCATTCATTTTCAGAAAGATTTTCGCGGCTTTCGCCCACCCAAGGATATCTATATTCATATTGCCGGCATCGATCTCGTTCGAGATCATGAGGGCACCTATTTTGTGCTCGAAGACAATCTTCGCTCCCCCTCGGGTATTTCCTACGTGCTGGAAAACCGAATCGTCATGAAACAATTATTTCCAAATTTATTCTCGGAAATGCGGGTACGGCCTGTCGACCATTACACCTCACAATTGTTGGATAATCTTCGCTTCCTTGATCCTCTTTCTCGGGAGCGCCCAACCGTCGTGCTGTTGACTCCTGGAGTCTACAACTCGGCCTATTTCGAACATTCGTTTCTTTCCTTACAAATGGGCATAAAGCTCGTGGAAGGCCGCGATCTCATTGTCGAAGGCGACCGAGTCTTCATGCAAACCACCCAAGGTCTTGAACCAGTTGATGTAATCTATCGACGAGTGGATGATGCGTTCTTAGACCCCGAAGTCTTTCGTTCAGATTCGGTACTGGGCGTGCCCGGTCTCATGCGAGCCTATCGAGCTGGCAACGTGGCCTTGGCTAACGGCATTGGCACTGGCGTCGCAGATGACAAAGCGGTCTACACCTATGTCCCTGCGATGATTGAGTATTATTTAAAGGAGACTCCCATTCTCCCCAATGTTCCCACCTACCAATGCGAAAACAAATCCGACCTACAATATGTCACCGAACACCTGGATTCGCTAGTTGTCAAAGCCGTCAACGAATCCGGAGGCTACGGTATGCTCATGGGTCCTTCTTCTACAAAAGCTCAGCAAGCAGAGTTCAAACAAAAATTGCTCGCGAACCCACGTGATTATATTGCCCAGCCCATTGTACAACTTTCCCACCACCCGTGCGTTGTACGAAAAGATGACAATCAAGATCACCTCGTTGGAAGACACGTCGACCTCCGCCCCTTCGTGCTCTGGGGACAAGATATTACCATGTCACTCGGTGGACTCACGCGAGTGGCGCTTAAAGAAGGTTCCCTTGTTGTCAATTCTTCCCAAGGTGGGGGAAGTAAAGACACCTGGGTCCTGTACGGAGAAGGTTAA